From a single Callithrix jacchus isolate 240 chromosome 5, calJac240_pri, whole genome shotgun sequence genomic region:
- the LOC144582801 gene encoding uncharacterized protein LOC144582801, with amino-acid sequence MDKGRLSPSLREPLGNIRETVPSIRLGRGVCSISTKAHYKETQGKQVSGRAPSPAVNRQLLARRSQILLSRVSLEQNAVPGTRGALLEFTARLLKPRGAGEGSISPPRDGNWFCPGLAGSLPFRSYLSSRCLRVSSHSEDPGHGFPESCPDKPHVCWLLAGPLVLNPKGQQSYAPADGGPRRVSPGDARARGGASAGQGRGGKSSPSRPARRRGQTGHPPAAGRRLSVPAARRVPPPRAALGPVPGGQDRPQLTWAALAAGLTPGKAPASGSPRPSPTPPRRPCPRAPLTSAHCPGSLTRRWAPPPLPQAGRAAGRRGLRAAAAAAAAAATAAAAAAASPGERGCSSSSLLPAPQRRHRPRPPPRAPPLPKSGSAPRPGRSEIAPARLAARPQPALWHRAARPPAGRRPPRRGGGRAPGRGASGREPRTAGAPGAGAHPRSPPRALRAQVLLPPALGTRDLPPGPASPRRTAPAPKSSSGRGSGRRAGVPAALGLPMPPDPAGRAPGAERAPSPGHTDTHSPDTHSLPLALGAELKQMWDSPRSWKGGRDPSQSVCARGTRSGLQTLDCLC; translated from the exons ATGGACAAGGGGAGGCTCAGCCCGAGCCTTCGGGAACCTCTTGGAAATATCAGAGAG ACAGTGCCTTCAATCCGGCTGGGCCGGGGTGTCTGCAGCATCTCCACCAAGGCCCATTACAAGGAGACCCAGGGAAAGCAGGTCTCAGGGAGGGCTCCCTCACCTGCAG TGAACCGGCAGCTTCTGGCGCGCAGGAGCCAGATCCTGTTGAGCCGCGTTTCCCTGGAACAGAACGCGGTGCCTGGCACGAGGGG TGCACTCCTAGAATTCACCGCTAGACTTCTGAAGCcccggggagctggggaggggagcATCTCTCCGCCGCGCGATGGAAACTGGTTCTGCCCTGGCCTGGCAGGAAGTCTGCCTTTTCGATCCTATTTGTCCTCTCGGTGTCTGCGAGTTTCCAGTCACTCTGAAGATCCGGGCCACGGCTTCCCCGAGTCCTGCCCGGACAAGCCCCACGTGTGCTGGCTTCTAGCCGGTCCCTTGGTTCTAAACCCAAAGGGTCAACAAAGCTATGCCCCTGCGGACGGCGGGCCCAGGCGCGTTTCCCCCGGGGATGCCCGGGCTCGGGGTGGCGCGTCCGCGGGTCAGGGGCGCGGCGGGAAGTCCTCGCCCTCCCGCCCAGCCCGCCGGCGGGGTCAAACAGGTCATCCCCCTGCGGCCGGCCGGCGCCTGAGCGTCCCTGCTGCCCGCCGGGTCCCACCTCCGCGCGCAGCGCTGGGGCCGGTGCCGGGCGGTCAGGACCGGCCCCAGCTTACCTGGGCGGCGCTCGCGGCCGGGCTCACGCCGGGGAAGGCTCCGGCCTCCGGAAGCCCCCGCCCGAGCCCCACGCCCCCTCGCCGCCCCTGCCCCCGTGCCCCACTCACCAGCGCGCACTGCCCCGGCAGCCTCACCCGGCGCTGGGCGCCGCCGCCTCTGCCGCAGGCCGGCCGGGCCGCGGGGCGCAGGGGACTccgcgccgccgccgctgctgccgctgctgctgccaccgccgccgccgccgctgctgcaTCCCCCGGCGAGCGcggctgctcctcctcctccctcctccccgccccccagcgccgccaccgcccccggcccccGCCCCGCGCACCGCCCCTGCCAAAGTCCGGCTCCGCGCCCCGCCCTGGCCGCTCTGAAATCGCCCCAGCCCGGCTGGCCGCGCGGCCCCAGCCAGCCCTTTGGCACCGCGCGGCCCGCCCGCCTGCCGGCCGCCGGCCTCCGCGCAGGGGAGGCGGGCGCGCGCCGGGGCGGGGAGCGTCGGGCCGGGAGCCGCGGACTGCGGGGGCCCCGGGCGCGGGGGCCCATCCGCGAAGCCCTCCTCGAGCCCTCCGCGCTCAAGTGCTTTTACCTCCGGCTCTGGGGACGCGCGACCTGCCACCCGGTCCTGCCAGTCCGCGGCGCACGGCCCCGGCCCCGAAGTCCAGCTCGGGACGGGGCAGTGGACGCAGAGCTGGGGTCCCGGCGGCTCTCGGCCTCCCGATGCCTCCGGACCCTGCTGGCCGCGCTCCCGGCGCCGAGCGCGCACCCTCGCcgggacacacagacacacactcacccGACACACACTCGCTCCCGCTCGCCCTCGGCGCAGAGTTGAAACAGATGTGGGATTCGCCCAGGAgctggaaaggagggagggaccCTAGCCAGAGCGTGTGTGCgcgcgg GACTCGCTCCGGTCTGCAAACACTCGACTGCCTTTGCTGA